Part of the Montipora foliosa isolate CH-2021 chromosome 13, ASM3666993v2, whole genome shotgun sequence genome is shown below.
AGAGTTAGGACGCAGGCTTAGTGCAGAACCGATGGAAAACACATAGGTTTGGTGACTGCATGTAATCTTGTATTACCTTTGCAAAATGCAagctttttgctttctttgacCAATCGAATTAAGCGGAAGAAATGCGCGCCTGAACCCATCCCGAATTTGATCCTATTCGTTAATTTCAACAAATTCCCCAGTTACCGAGAAATAAGACCTTTCCTCTTGTAAAGGAAATCTGCAATGCAAAACTCCGGAGAGGAAAATAAGAGAGTTTTAAAAACCCCGTGCTTCTTTAGGCTAAAACTTTCGGTATGTGAAAGGTTGATGACGAGAGCAAGATTAGAAGCcgtttaatatttattttgcgTTACGAAGGCccgggaaaaaaataatagtaTGTATAACATGTATAACGAAAAAATAAGAGTATGTCTAATTACAAAAATtcgttgaaagaaaatataaacAAGAGCAATGAATTAAAACGAATATATTCCTCAATTTCCGGAATTGCAAAGAGCTCCCGAATAATCGCTTCAAATAAAATGTTCCAATTTCGGACCGATGCCAAACCACTGTGCACCAACCGATACTTAATAATGGACTTTCATGAAAttctatttctttttgaaattctATACGATTTAAACAGAAGAAATAAAAGAGTTTTCCAGgcttaaaaaacgaaaaaaaaaataagtcgGTCACGGTGGAGGCTTAGTTTAGAACCAAAACGATATTTCAAAATGACTAATTGAATAAATGATAGCAGCACATGTGTTCTCAAGACAAATCAGGCGGCGTGCAGTTTTGAGGCTGCAGCTTTCAAGGTTTAGACCAAAACACCAGGATACTTGCAATAGACTGACAACTTTGCCATAAGATATCTTCAATAAGCCTATTCATGTACCCATACgtgagaattcaaaataaatattaacttcttactaaccgagcgcgagggccgtactggggaatattggcagtacggaccgagtgcAGCGAGGTcagtacaaaaacgaccgagggccaatattccccagtgcgGCTctagctagctcggttagtaagtagtttattatatgacccttatatggctttttaattaccttttgctttgtttttgcaagcccgtaatcggcccgtgggcattacttagctcttattaaccgagcaggaggtctgtatgggagaatatTGCAagatcttgaccgaggtcgtgagtacagacccatacagactgactaagctcggttaataagatgtttattatatggcaaacaagaaaaattcaattcgtttaatgtaactggtttgtactaactgacattttgcttgtgaacggcgatgagctgaacttaattctatcaaagtttgctcgtcattcTCTCTTTtgccatcatgctgtttggcacttccataaataaatattgttagaagaaaatactcaatatttttgcattttagtttgcatcttttcaccgcaaaacattaccggtctagatgccggtttAGATGgaaaaatctagaccgcggtcaatatcgattttagccaatcaaattcgtgaattttgtagttcccagtcctcgtgagacagagccatataataaatttatatatCAAGGAATATTTAAAAGACGAAGTTTGGAAATTGGAGATACATAAACTCGATCAAATTGATGGAAGAAACCCACGTCTCTGTACAAATATATAGCTTTCTCGAAGTAACGGCGGTCTGCTATGACGAAAAACCCGTCAAAGATGGACAAAGATATGATTTCCGTGATATCGTGATAAGAAGAAAACGAACTGTGCTTGACAGTTCGACTGAATTAACCAGCCGGCGGCACAAAACATTGCACGATCATGTTCCCGAAATATGTCAGACCTTTTCCCTTGAAAGTCAATACTCATTGTACTCAGAGACTTTAACTTTAACATATCTTTAAAACAAGTCTGCGAGGCGACATGCCAGCTGACATGCAAATACCAGCGGTAACCATGTAGTCTCCTGCAAGTATTTGATAAATGGATTGCAAGGACATCCTGTCTACGGACTGGACTCTAATGGCAGCTTCTTGCTCCGGTTTTAGAACGATGTGAAGACCCCTTCGAACGCTTCTTCGGACTCGGCTATATCTATTTCGATCTTGTTGTGTTCCGGATGTCGTGTTATGCATGGAAGACAAATTTATAATGTCATATTTTGATTGACGGactaataaccaatcaaattgcactATTGCTCCCCGTTCGTAGGCGAACGCAGTTCAGTAAAATGTTTGGGATTGACTGCAAGCGATTCCTTTTCTCCCCTCGCCCTTCTTGCTCACCCCCTCCCCACTTCTCCCCAGTTTTTTTCCTCACCCCAGGCGAGCTCCTTTGCTCGCCTGCTTTTCGTTCGCTTGTTCGATCTCCgcttggaaaaggaaaggaatcgACTGCTACGCGGGCTATGTATAGCGCTGTGACGTCACCATTGTAACAAAAGAGTATCATGAGTGAGGCAAAGTTCAATTAATTTGTTGCGTGTAGGCAGTTTACCTGAGATAACCACACTTAGTGCTCACATCAGCTAACACTTTACTCCgaagaagtaaaaaaataatgctACGAGATCAGTTCTAAAATGATCAAGTAAATTAACCAATATTACTAAACTAAAATGTCAGTAATGTAAAATTGTaagaaagttgtttttttagCTCTAAATAGTGTATTATAAACAAAAATGTGCTGTGAGCTTTGAGTTTACCTGAATAAcatattgttttgtattttgttgttttgcgtTTATAATAAACAtctaattagaaaaaaaaaatgaacgagTCCGTTTCTCCGGTAATGTGAAGCAGTTTTTACCTGCTAGTACAGCCATTCCCGCGCTATGAAAATACTCTGATGTTAATAGACAAACCTGAAAAACGTGTTCGACAAGCGATGTCTATAAGCCTGTTAACTTCCATAATGAATTCCATTAGAATGACAATACATAAAACCATTAAGAAGCGACACTTCCGGGATGAAAATAAATATCAGGATGAGTCAACACTAAGCTAGATctcaaaacttttcttttttacttcatGAACAGGATTCATTGGTGAGCTCTTTGAACTCTTCACTAACTATACACTCTGTTGAATTGGTTCATGCCTCTACTGTAGTTCATGGCTCTTCATGGATGCTTTAGTGTTTCCATCTTCCTTGTTGGGCGATAATATTTCGTTAACGACGCAAAAATAATCAGAAAACAACATCTTGACGTATTCAAGGTACGTTTTTAGGAATCATCTTATCCCACCAACACCACCACCTGACGCGACAATTGAAAGGAAGCCTATTTACGCGTAAATAGGCTATCCAGCCCATGCTGGGCACTTGTCAAAACAAAGTTAATTATCATTGAaaagttacgtttatacaaacgttggccgtgtagcacccAAGGGAGCGCGGTATGGTTGGGGGCGTTCTGGAAAATGTCTGGGATTGattgcaagcgtttccttcgcTCGCCTCACCCCCTCCCTCTGCTCTTTATTTTTCGCACGCCCTCCCAGTTTCGTTCCCTTCGCGTAAGTTTTTGGAGAcgcctgctacgcaggctacgcTATACAATGTACTACGGGAGTTGAAACCCATTTccacaaacaaaacacaaaatataaacaaatatCAGTGCGCACAATGTTACCTGTTAGACCGTATATTTTGCATTCTATTCCATTGTCATGTCACGATGGATGACACAGTTCCAGTTGCTGTTTAATTGAACTCAGATAAGTAGAAACTCTACTTAAACCGTAGCAAACTTTGCAGTAACCCTTCTGGCAATAGTGTGGTTGGGTATCCCTCTTTAAAGCAGCGAGATAGCTTGCGGTGTCATTACAGCCAATGTAAGAATAGTTTTGTTTCGACGAAGCATGATTTACCAGGGCTTCTGCGATCCGCCCTACCTCACTTAGACACGTTGTTTTTACTAACTGGATAGACCCTCTCATCCGGTCAATCTTTTGTTGTCTTTCTTGGGACTGTCTTTGGGCTCCATCTAACTCTCTTTGCAATCTCTTAATAATCCCTTCCAAGATTTCTTGAAGGTTATTCGGCTGAATTTGATCAAACCTCTCGTCATTTTTCAACTCGTCCAGACTAAGGCAATAGGCTTCGGTAATGCTCGCGAGTTTCAGCTTCTCTAGCTTGTAAGTCTGTGCAAATACCAAATCTGCGAGGGCGCTTTCTTTCGCTTTCACTTTGACCTTGTTGGCCATGTAATCTTCGCATCTCGTAACAATGGCTGCCATTTGATACTCGTGAGCGAGCTTAAGCAGGAAGTAACAGTTCTCCTCCGTTATTTCTCGTTCTGTTACAGAGGGATATATCAGCAAAAGTATTTCCCTTATTTCGCTCGCCTTTTTACCTGGAAGAGGAACTTCGTTCTTATCCTTCTCTTGAAATTCTGATGTAAACATCTTCTCAAACACGGGCGACCAAAATGCAAGCATTGCACGATGAACGTGGAATCTTTCTTCTTCCACAACAAGAACAACATCACTGAGTTTCCACGGCTGCGAGAAATCAGGCGATTCAACTTCACTTTTTGATGCCATCTGATACAACGAACTAAAGAAAGCAACCGACAAAAGCGGAAAAGCGACAGAACACTGAAATCCGGAGATGGTACGGTGAGGATAAATTCTGGCTAATGCAGTAACAAACAAGGGGTCCGGGGACGAAATTATTAGGTTATTCTAGTGTCAGTTGTCAGTTAAAAGTTTGGCCATTTGTCAGTTGTCAGTTAACCTAATCCAGACCCTCTCTTCCACTTGCCACGAGGAAAAGATGGGATACTAAACGTTTCACTGATTTAAGGCTCCTTAGGCTTCTCGAAATATCCACTGGAATATCCACTGGGTGATTTCtaactttattatatctctcagatagtacgcgcgctgtaattggctaaattagcgggccgtattctacagtacggcccgctgtacagcccgctaaatttaaaatttcgacaaaacatcatctagcgagtttttcatgtcatttctgttgcataaacgtgtactgaaaactgtttgaatcttgcaagcaactatttcaaacttaacagccaaggagatttagtttttgggattttggcacggcattctttgtggcagttgaaccttccgcttcactttgactagtttccttgcccgtgcgccggttaacctcagagatataataaatatcttactaacctcgcgttctcggtccgtactgtaagttacggatcctcgttttttcccgttgatttatatTTCTCGTACTTAGAAATGGGCCACCCGTGGGTTACAGCCGTTACTGGGTAGTTAGTAATTGAATTGTTCACGTACCAAATTCTACAGGTGTAGCTCTCCACCTGTAATTACAAGTCGGAGTCTTGTAACAACGACTTGTAACGATGTTTATGGAACTCATTTTCGCGCGCACATGTAAAAACAAGGGTTCAACTTGTACACTACAACAGTAACTTTTTTATAAATTGACTCCAGGTATTGCTTTAGGTTTCAAACAAGGACGAAGTAGAAGTTTAGTAGTCGGATTCCTTAGGTTATGTCGTGGAGTCTTGTCGTTCTAGCGcttgtcgttctagcgctggagcgctaattggggacacggtaaactgaaattaacaatgaaagcaaatcaagtgttggtttttgaggagaggggaaaactgtagtacccggagaaaaacctctcagagcagagtagagaaccaacaaactcaacccacatatgacgccgagtctgggaatcgaacccaggccactttggtgggaggcgagtgctttcacctctgcgccatccctgcacttaAATCAGTTCGAAATCTAACCGGCACCCAATGTAATTTCATAATTAGCGGTGTTTGGTGACAGAATTTTTGTTCACTGAAAATCAGTCTCACACAAGCATTCTGCACgcgttgtaatttattcaatgAACAGTGagacatcatcatcgtcatcatcatcatcagttgtCTTTGCTAATTATATTTGTCACATCTCCCCCATGCAAAGTAGTTGTTGTTTTGGGTTTGTCATCCATTCCTTTCTTTCCCGTTACACTTGTCTCCAGAAATGCACACTGTGCTGCTTATCAAAGAATcgacgtgcatctaattacttgtGTTTCTGGACACatagcagttttcaattgagtttcgaaagtaattagcgaattgctttggtttttcattacttcactcagtgattggttccaAGTTCTCGCGacacttttcaaccaatcagaagtgaaaccaaaaccaatcgcgcgcacattttcccgcgctttgtgtcggctacgtgtaattacttcgagttttgattggtttactggattgtctccgtcctttttgattggccaaagtaattactttggttttggttttacgacactcgattgaaactcgctctatctgtCTCGATAGAGAATATTTGATGAAAAGCCAAGAAAATGCAATTTAGATTGAATATTAAGCTTTTGTACGCGTTATAACAAATAACTCAACTGTTTTTTGACAAAAAGGTAATGGAATATGTACCAAGTCGCCGATTTATCATGGAAACCCAAGCTTCGAGATGGTTCTGCAGGCGTTGAGGAATCAGGTCAGTTCTGTTTACTGATGTGCGCCAATCTCCCTCAGACATTTTATGAAATAAAAGCTGTTTTCACTGGGCTTTtctcctgggaacgaggttgaattaCACGATCTTTGTATTTGGAGTGGGTCCGTCcgagaaaaacaataaaattatacgGTCTTTGTATTTGGAGTGTGTCCGTCCGAGAAAAGCAATAGGGaggttaagcctggttttcactggcACTAGCGGCGCATGCGCAAGCGCAAGcccaagcacaagcataagcagctt
Proteins encoded:
- the LOC137982733 gene encoding BTB and MATH domain-containing protein 38-like gives rise to the protein MASKSEVESPDFSQPWKLSDVVLVVEEERFHVHRAMLAFWSPVFEKMFTSEFQEKDKNEVPLPGKKASEIREILLLIYPSVTEREITEENCYFLLKLAHEYQMAAIVTRCEDYMANKVKVKAKESALADLVFAQTYKLEKLKLASITEAYCLSLDELKNDERFDQIQPNNLQEILEGIIKRLQRELDGAQRQSQERQQKIDRMRGSIQLVKTTCLSEVGRIAEALVNHASSKQNYSYIGCNDTASYLAALKRDTQPHYCQKGYCKVCYGLSRVSTYLSSIKQQLELCHPS